One segment of Ignavibacteria bacterium DNA contains the following:
- the radA gene encoding DNA repair protein RadA gives MKSTRIKYVCQNCGYESLKWLGKCPDCMEWNTLAEELVKPKTSHPAVSGSAQNIKSISQLSSTDNIRIATNIKEFDRVLGGGLIIGSVVLIAGDPGIGKSTLVMQAVSNIQLDESASKSKVVYVTGEESAEQLKYRSERLKLKSENVFILSETNLNDILFTLEKNDPAVAVIDSIQTIHRPELGTAPGTVGQIRECTAYLMQLAKKRMITVIIIGHVTKDGAIAGPKLLEHMVDTVLQFGGEKNYSFRILRAMKNRFGSTNEIGIFEMHDSGLAEVANPSEVFLSQREYGASGSVVTSVIEGTRPILVEVQALATPSNYGMPQRVTTGFDYRRLSILLAVLEKRLGYKLSSQNVFLNIAGGVDIDEPAADLAVCSAVISSIKDIPADSKTCVVGEVGLGGEIRSIHQLEKRISEAEKLGFEKILIPKTNSKIEKKNHNISILEVKTLREAIQQLFE, from the coding sequence ATGAAGTCCACACGAATTAAATATGTTTGTCAAAATTGCGGTTACGAATCGCTGAAATGGCTCGGCAAATGTCCAGACTGCATGGAATGGAATACACTCGCTGAAGAATTAGTAAAACCTAAAACATCACACCCTGCTGTAAGTGGTTCAGCCCAAAACATAAAATCCATTTCTCAACTCTCTTCGACAGATAACATACGTATTGCGACTAACATCAAGGAATTTGACCGGGTGCTGGGCGGCGGATTGATTATTGGGAGTGTTGTTTTAATCGCCGGCGATCCTGGAATAGGAAAATCTACTTTAGTAATGCAAGCTGTTTCAAATATCCAGTTGGATGAGTCAGCTTCAAAATCAAAAGTTGTTTATGTTACTGGCGAAGAATCTGCCGAACAATTAAAATACCGTTCGGAAAGATTGAAGTTGAAATCAGAAAATGTTTTTATTTTATCAGAGACTAACCTGAACGATATTCTATTTACACTCGAAAAAAATGACCCTGCTGTTGCAGTGATTGATTCTATTCAGACTATCCACAGGCCAGAACTCGGCACGGCTCCGGGAACAGTCGGGCAAATCCGTGAATGTACTGCGTATTTAATGCAGCTTGCAAAAAAGAGAATGATAACTGTAATTATCATCGGTCATGTCACAAAAGACGGAGCAATTGCTGGCCCAAAGCTGCTTGAACACATGGTTGATACAGTTTTGCAATTCGGCGGTGAAAAAAATTATTCTTTCAGGATTCTTCGTGCAATGAAAAATCGATTCGGTTCGACAAACGAAATCGGGATTTTTGAGATGCACGATTCCGGCCTTGCAGAAGTTGCAAATCCATCGGAAGTATTTCTTTCTCAAAGAGAATATGGTGCTTCCGGTTCTGTAGTCACTTCAGTGATTGAAGGAACACGACCAATTCTTGTTGAGGTGCAAGCACTTGCAACTCCATCTAATTACGGAATGCCGCAGAGAGTTACGACTGGATTCGATTATCGACGGCTTTCCATTTTACTCGCAGTTCTCGAAAAAAGGCTTGGATATAAACTTAGTTCGCAAAACGTGTTTCTAAATATTGCAGGCGGAGTAGATATTGACGAGCCGGCAGCTGACCTTGCTGTATGTTCTGCAGTAATTTCAAGCATCAAAGATATTCCAGCCGATTCAAAAACTTGCGTTGTTGGTGAAGTTGGTTTGGGAGGTGAAATTCGTTCCATTCATCAGCTTGAAAAAAGGATTTCAGAGGCAGAGAAACTTGGATTCGAAAAAATTCTCATTCCCAAAACCAATTCGAAGATCGAAAAAAAGAATCACAACATTTCAATTCTCGAAGTCAAGACACTGCGAGAAGCTATTCAACAGCTTTTCGAATAA
- a CDS encoding choice-of-anchor D domain-containing protein, whose product MKMFRRILSLTMSALLLSIVMSSANTIRVPNDYPKIQLAINAASHGDTVLVAPGTYQENINFKGKKIVVASHYVLSKDPLIIKTTIIDGSNPTHSDTASCVLMVSGEDSTSVLEGFTITQGSGTKWLDEHGAGTYYEGGGILVTLSSPTIKNNLIINNSAARVSSGVTSAGGGGIRCGDASARIFNNVIMNNTGMYGGGIVLNYCSGAIVKNNIIAQNRVYDAVSGVSTFGGGGIWILEKKPGDSSPNIIENNTIVGNVCEDADEPGAAGDGGGLLVWNANVVSQNNLIWGNLQAGSGPIAYLGGGNFSVNYSDVEGGYAGTGNINLNPMFADSSLYLKNDSPCIDAGNPSVQFNDPENPASPGNALFPSMGTPRNDIGAYGGAFRNFFPNFSQGKIYLKSTDLNFGNIIPGGSKTLYIQIRNLGAGKLSIDSSRFLRNLDNEFTQIVSFPLNLNPLSVDSFQVKWTPVSSYVISDSLQVYHNDNNSVNPLVIKLVGNSNPLPDIFVNTLQHNFGNIDINTPSHDTTFYVYNDGTGYDSLFISVDPKGVNPPTALNVSPLSIRLAPNDSIGVTFTFYPRQIIKTGLGIYSPSVVIDSRFNPGTTRFEKSMRFRLTGTVSVENDSKFPREFRLEQNYPNPFNPETVIRYQLIVNGHVSLKIYDLIGKEVAVLVDEFKDAGVYHFPFSIRQLTDPFPLSSGIYFYKLEVGEFIQTRKMFLLK is encoded by the coding sequence ATGAAAATGTTTCGGCGAATTTTGAGTTTAACAATGTCTGCCTTACTCTTATCGATCGTAATGAGCTCTGCAAATACAATCAGAGTTCCAAACGATTATCCAAAAATTCAGCTTGCGATCAATGCTGCTTCACATGGAGACACTGTGCTCGTTGCTCCAGGCACATATCAAGAGAATATCAATTTCAAAGGGAAGAAGATTGTTGTTGCAAGTCATTACGTACTTTCAAAAGATCCTTTGATTATTAAAACAACGATTATAGATGGAAGTAATCCAACACATTCTGATACTGCAAGCTGCGTGTTGATGGTTTCAGGTGAGGATTCTACTTCCGTTTTAGAAGGTTTTACTATTACGCAAGGAAGTGGTACAAAATGGCTCGACGAACATGGTGCCGGAACATATTATGAAGGAGGAGGAATTCTTGTTACGCTTTCATCACCGACAATAAAAAATAATTTAATTATAAATAATTCTGCAGCGAGAGTATCTTCAGGTGTTACAAGTGCCGGCGGCGGAGGAATTCGGTGCGGTGACGCTTCTGCGAGAATTTTTAATAATGTTATTATGAACAATACTGGAATGTATGGCGGGGGGATTGTATTAAATTATTGTTCCGGTGCAATCGTCAAAAACAACATCATAGCACAGAATAGAGTTTATGATGCAGTCAGTGGAGTTTCAACTTTTGGCGGAGGTGGAATTTGGATACTCGAAAAAAAACCTGGCGATTCTTCACCCAACATTATTGAAAATAACACTATTGTCGGAAACGTTTGTGAGGATGCCGATGAACCTGGCGCAGCAGGAGATGGAGGCGGTTTGCTGGTTTGGAATGCAAATGTTGTTTCACAAAACAATCTCATATGGGGCAACCTTCAGGCTGGTTCAGGCCCAATCGCTTATTTAGGTGGTGGAAATTTTTCGGTTAATTATTCTGATGTTGAAGGCGGTTATGCTGGTACAGGAAATATAAATCTGAATCCCATGTTTGCTGACAGCAGTCTTTACTTAAAAAATGATTCTCCCTGCATCGATGCAGGAAATCCTTCAGTGCAATTCAACGATCCAGAAAATCCAGCCTCACCTGGGAATGCACTCTTTCCTTCAATGGGGACACCAAGAAATGATATAGGCGCTTATGGAGGTGCATTCAGGAATTTTTTTCCTAATTTTTCTCAAGGTAAAATTTATTTGAAATCAACTGATCTCAATTTTGGAAATATCATTCCGGGAGGAAGTAAAACATTATACATTCAGATCAGAAATCTTGGTGCAGGAAAGCTCTCAATCGACAGTTCAAGATTCTTAAGAAATCTTGATAACGAATTCACGCAAATTGTTTCTTTCCCATTAAATTTAAACCCTCTCAGCGTAGACTCTTTTCAGGTTAAATGGACTCCAGTATCGAGCTATGTAATATCGGACTCACTCCAAGTTTATCACAATGATAATAATTCAGTTAATCCACTCGTTATCAAACTTGTTGGGAATTCAAATCCGCTTCCGGATATTTTTGTCAATACGCTTCAGCATAATTTCGGAAATATTGATATAAACACACCCTCGCACGATACAACATTTTACGTTTATAACGATGGGACAGGTTACGATTCGCTTTTTATTTCGGTTGATCCGAAAGGTGTCAATCCGCCAACTGCTCTAAACGTTTCGCCGCTATCAATACGACTTGCTCCGAATGATTCGATCGGAGTTACATTTACTTTTTATCCACGGCAGATAATTAAAACCGGATTGGGAATTTATTCGCCTTCTGTAGTCATCGATTCACGATTCAATCCAGGAACAACGAGATTTGAAAAATCAATGCGGTTTAGATTGACAGGAACTGTTTCTGTTGAGAACGATTCAAAATTTCCGCGTGAATTCAGACTCGAACAGAATTACCCGAATCCGTTTAATCCGGAGACAGTTATTCGTTATCAGTTAATAGTTAATGGTCATGTTTCATTAAAAATTTATGATTTAATTGGAAAGGAAGTTGCAGTTCTTGTTGATGAATTTAAAGATGCCGGAGTCTATCATTTTCCATTTTCCATCCGTCAGCTGACGGATCCTTTTCCATTGTCAAGTGGAATATATTTTTATAAACTTGAAGTTGGAGAATTTATACAAACAAGAAAAATGTTTCTGTTGAAGTAG
- a CDS encoding helix-turn-helix transcriptional regulator, whose product MNSIIDIIAIITSFLLIFFSAFLLVHKKGNLLSKKLLAFFLFVNAIFMIDYLIGQHLSDQYYFKYYYLFYFSEIASFLFGPLLYLYTCSVAYSNFKLKRIDYLHLIPAIFFAAYFLIHFIFYNGLIVSRIELTGNAFTQADRLSRTLFFNLQVFSYLIFSLVVLKKYRAEIKKYYSSVEKMNLYWLEIILFGFILMWIIDLASTIIFWMGINLNNFESVLSLLSISTNFIVANILIFWGLKRPEILEGFDRDIKEKSERHFINDSDKQKLLKQLNEFMETERIYFKSSLTISDLAQRSKIPQRTLSYLINSSYHPNFFDFINSYRIEEAKKILSDTEKKKLTILEILYEVGFNSKSVFNTVFKKNTGLTPTDYRKSMLSESKKA is encoded by the coding sequence ATGAATTCAATTATCGACATCATCGCAATCATCACATCATTTCTGTTGATATTTTTTTCAGCGTTTCTGCTGGTTCATAAAAAGGGAAATTTACTCAGCAAAAAGTTGCTCGCTTTTTTTCTTTTTGTAAATGCAATTTTTATGATAGATTATCTCATCGGACAGCATTTAAGTGACCAGTATTACTTTAAATATTATTACTTATTTTACTTTAGTGAAATCGCTTCCTTTCTTTTTGGTCCGTTACTCTATCTATATACATGTTCTGTCGCTTACTCAAATTTCAAGTTGAAGCGAATCGACTACCTTCATTTAATTCCAGCGATTTTTTTTGCAGCATATTTTTTGATTCATTTTATTTTTTACAACGGTCTGATTGTTTCACGGATCGAGCTCACAGGGAATGCATTTACACAAGCAGATAGGTTATCGAGAACCCTCTTTTTCAATCTGCAGGTATTTAGCTATTTGATTTTTTCACTTGTTGTACTCAAAAAGTACAGAGCAGAGATAAAAAAATATTATTCTTCAGTTGAAAAAATGAATTTATATTGGCTTGAGATCATATTATTCGGTTTTATTCTGATGTGGATAATTGATTTAGCCAGCACAATAATTTTTTGGATGGGCATCAATTTGAACAACTTTGAATCTGTTTTATCTCTACTCTCGATAAGTACAAATTTCATTGTTGCGAACATTTTAATTTTTTGGGGATTAAAAAGACCGGAAATTCTTGAAGGATTTGATAGGGACATAAAAGAAAAATCTGAACGACACTTTATAAACGATTCCGATAAGCAAAAATTATTAAAACAGCTGAATGAATTTATGGAGACCGAAAGAATCTACTTTAAATCTTCATTGACAATTTCGGACTTGGCTCAACGTTCAAAGATACCTCAGAGAACACTTTCTTATCTCATCAACTCTTCATATCACCCAAATTTTTTTGATTTCATTAATTCATACCGAATTGAAGAAGCCAAAAAAATTCTTAGTGACACCGAAAAGAAAAAGCTAACCATTCTTGAAATTCTGTATGAAGTTGGTTTCAATTCAAAGTCAGTTTTCAATACTGTCTTTAAGAAAAACACAGGCTTGACACCCACAGATTATAGAAAATCAATGCTTAGCGAAAGTAAAAAGGCTTAG
- a CDS encoding oligopeptide transporter, OPT family — MEIKNTVNGLPENAYKELEKGEVYIPIMDPRKNYPEVTPWSVLWGLFMAILFSAAAAYSGLKIGQVMEAAIPIAILAVGLSAATKRKNALGENVIIQSIGASSGVVVAGAIFTIPALYILNLPVDFYQIFLASLFGGFLGILFLIPFRKYFVKDMHGKFPFPEATATTEILVAGEKGGKQAGVLVVSGLIGGLFDFIISSFGWWAEVISTRIFHYGEILADKAKLVFKVNALTMVLGLGYIVGLKFAIIICAGSFLSWFVLIPLFNEIGQGLTSPLGATATKLISEMSAEEIFRNYVRHIGIGGIAMAGIIGILRSSKIIRDAVSLAWNEIFHKKASDQNEIPRTQLDIKMMFNVLLILFVAILIFIFFAGGVVFNLWHSFVGLLIVLIIAFLFTTVAATAIAIVGTNPVSGMTLMTLILSSVILVQIGLSGTSGMVSALIIGGVVCTALSMAGGFITDLKIGYWLGSTPKKQESWKFLGTLISAATVGFVILILNETYGFVGKGSLVAPQANAMAAVIQPLMSNIPAPWMLYLVGAVIALLVTWLKISPLAFALGMYIPLDLNTPLLIGGLIAHWAKTRSKDEKLNNARFSRGTLIASGFIAGGALFGVFSALLRFAGFNWMNVDWAETHGAELLALVMFTLVLLYMMWDTMRAKVEE, encoded by the coding sequence ATGGAAATTAAAAACACAGTAAACGGACTTCCAGAAAATGCTTATAAGGAATTAGAAAAAGGTGAAGTCTACATACCTATCATGGATCCAAGAAAAAACTATCCCGAAGTTACACCCTGGTCGGTGCTTTGGGGTCTTTTTATGGCGATTCTGTTCTCTGCAGCGGCAGCATATTCTGGATTAAAAATCGGTCAAGTGATGGAAGCAGCTATACCAATTGCGATTTTAGCTGTAGGACTTTCAGCTGCGACAAAGAGAAAAAATGCACTTGGTGAAAATGTTATTATTCAATCGATTGGTGCCAGCTCTGGAGTAGTTGTTGCTGGTGCAATATTTACAATCCCGGCGCTTTACATACTCAATCTTCCGGTAGATTTTTATCAAATATTTCTTGCATCGCTCTTTGGTGGATTTCTTGGAATTTTATTTTTAATTCCTTTCCGAAAGTATTTTGTAAAAGATATGCATGGTAAATTTCCATTTCCTGAAGCCACAGCTACCACTGAAATTCTTGTAGCCGGCGAAAAAGGGGGAAAGCAAGCTGGTGTTCTTGTTGTCAGCGGATTGATCGGCGGTCTGTTTGATTTTATAATTTCATCATTTGGCTGGTGGGCTGAAGTTATCAGCACAAGAATTTTTCATTATGGGGAAATCCTCGCTGACAAAGCTAAGCTGGTTTTTAAAGTTAATGCTTTGACTATGGTGTTGGGACTTGGATATATCGTAGGATTGAAATTTGCGATCATCATTTGTGCAGGTTCATTTCTCTCATGGTTTGTATTAATTCCGTTGTTTAACGAAATCGGACAAGGATTAACATCTCCACTCGGTGCAACAGCTACGAAATTAATCTCAGAGATGAGTGCAGAAGAGATTTTCAGAAATTATGTTCGGCACATTGGAATCGGCGGAATCGCAATGGCAGGAATTATCGGGATACTGCGTTCGTCAAAAATTATTCGTGATGCTGTGAGCTTAGCATGGAATGAAATCTTTCACAAGAAGGCAAGTGACCAGAATGAAATTCCACGAACTCAGCTCGACATCAAAATGATGTTCAATGTTTTACTGATTTTATTTGTTGCAATTTTAATTTTCATATTTTTTGCCGGCGGAGTTGTATTTAATCTATGGCATTCATTTGTTGGATTACTGATTGTTTTAATTATTGCGTTTTTATTTACGACTGTTGCAGCTACAGCGATTGCAATTGTTGGTACAAATCCGGTTTCCGGAATGACTTTAATGACTTTAATATTGTCGTCAGTAATATTAGTTCAGATTGGATTATCTGGGACTTCTGGAATGGTCAGTGCATTAATAATCGGCGGAGTTGTCTGCACGGCATTATCTATGGCCGGCGGATTCATCACAGATTTGAAAATTGGATATTGGCTCGGTTCAACTCCCAAAAAACAGGAAAGCTGGAAATTCCTTGGCACATTGATTTCAGCAGCCACTGTTGGATTTGTGATTTTAATTCTGAATGAGACTTATGGATTTGTTGGAAAAGGTTCGTTGGTTGCTCCTCAAGCGAACGCAATGGCTGCAGTAATTCAGCCATTAATGTCAAACATTCCGGCACCTTGGATGCTTTATCTGGTCGGTGCTGTTATCGCTTTGCTTGTTACATGGTTGAAAATTTCCCCTTTAGCTTTTGCACTGGGAATGTACATTCCACTCGATTTGAACACACCATTATTGATCGGCGGATTGATCGCACATTGGGCAAAAACACGATCGAAAGATGAGAAACTGAACAATGCAAGATTCTCACGTGGAACTTTAATTGCGTCAGGATTTATTGCCGGCGGTGCTTTATTTGGTGTGTTTAGTGCTTTGCTGCGCTTTGCAGGTTTCAACTGGATGAATGTCGATTGGGCCGAAACTCATGGAGCAGAATTGCTTGCTCTAGTGATGTTCACCTTAGTCCTGCTCTATATGATGTGGGATACAATGCGTGCAAAAGTTGAAGAGTAA
- a CDS encoding DUF433 domain-containing protein, which yields MTYLTDRITIDDNICNGKPTIRGKRITVQTILEYLSAGETSEEILKQYPTLEPEDITACLKFAASLSDRTIKIREVV from the coding sequence ATGACTTACTTAACTGATAGAATCACAATTGACGACAACATCTGTAACGGGAAACCAACAATTAGAGGAAAAAGAATTACTGTTCAGACTATTCTTGAATATTTAAGTGCAGGCGAAACCAGCGAAGAAATTTTAAAACAGTATCCTACTCTCGAGCCTGAGGATATCACTGCATGTTTAAAATTTGCAGCGAGTCTTTCAGATAGAACAATCAAAATTCGAGAGGTAGTATAA
- a CDS encoding glycosyltransferase family 4 protein: protein MTSRLINIFHKSSHSAKTILLIAFEDSIIIDEIIEQYPNSNITILTKRDISGKSVKEIVKLARAENYDLVILSNRNSQVNRTATSLKLLALASRGKNKLIFFDDEHLYRFTNIALVANILPRLLLGSLLGIYIYIKASLYFLFASHYWKKINIPPVVKGNKIAYLRTDLSGRVIAGGSLTHIKGFASGARELGFEVIFHSDYPVVSEPLTIIIKPNKLLDFFDELQLIDYHFRFIREAKKLFKKEKPDLIYQRHSIFNASGIALSKYFSIPIILEVNNSEVWGKKNWSRLVFEKLAAKIENIAFRNANIVSVVSEITKEQIIPLGASEQRIVVNPNGVDVSKFSPDADSSEIKNKFNLNNKFVIGFIGTFTRWHGVEILFETAINVLSDRKNIVFLLIGDGNLKANLESKARELNIANKIIFTGIIPHEEAPKFLSACDILVSPHLGFETGQKFFGSPTKLFEYMAMGKPIIASDLEQIGKIIRHKVNGIKVKPGDVEELASAILDLIDNADLRSLIGANARKNAEQNYTWKMNAERVLSKVKSS from the coding sequence TTGACTTCACGATTAATAAATATTTTTCACAAATCTAGCCATTCAGCCAAAACAATACTCTTAATCGCTTTTGAAGACTCAATCATTATCGATGAGATAATAGAACAATACCCGAATTCTAATATAACTATTCTAACTAAGCGAGATATTTCGGGTAAGTCAGTGAAAGAGATAGTTAAGTTAGCAAGAGCAGAAAATTATGATTTGGTAATATTATCAAATCGTAACTCACAAGTTAATAGAACCGCAACATCACTTAAACTTCTAGCTCTCGCCTCAAGAGGAAAAAATAAACTTATTTTCTTTGATGATGAGCATCTTTATAGATTCACTAATATAGCACTGGTGGCAAATATTTTACCACGGTTACTGTTAGGTTCATTACTCGGAATTTATATTTATATCAAGGCAAGCTTATATTTTCTTTTCGCCTCTCATTATTGGAAGAAAATAAATATCCCTCCAGTTGTTAAAGGAAATAAGATCGCATATCTGCGTACTGATTTATCGGGGCGGGTAATTGCTGGCGGATCACTTACTCATATTAAAGGATTCGCAAGCGGTGCGAGGGAACTTGGTTTCGAGGTGATTTTCCATTCTGATTATCCAGTAGTTTCTGAACCTTTAACAATCATTATTAAACCGAATAAGCTGTTGGATTTTTTCGATGAGCTTCAGCTTATCGATTATCATTTCAGATTCATCCGTGAAGCAAAAAAACTTTTCAAAAAAGAAAAACCGGATTTGATTTATCAGCGGCATTCGATTTTTAATGCATCTGGAATTGCACTTTCAAAATATTTTTCAATCCCAATTATTTTAGAGGTCAACAACTCAGAAGTCTGGGGGAAGAAGAATTGGAGCCGGCTCGTTTTCGAAAAACTCGCTGCGAAAATTGAAAATATTGCTTTTCGAAATGCGAATATAGTTAGTGTCGTAAGCGAGATAACAAAAGAACAAATTATTCCGCTCGGTGCGTCTGAACAAAGAATTGTTGTAAATCCAAATGGAGTAGATGTAAGCAAATTTTCACCAGATGCAGATTCTTCGGAAATTAAAAATAAGTTTAATCTGAATAATAAATTTGTGATTGGTTTTATTGGGACCTTTACACGATGGCACGGAGTTGAAATTTTATTCGAAACAGCCATAAACGTTTTGTCTGATAGAAAAAATATTGTATTTCTTTTAATCGGAGATGGAAACTTAAAAGCAAATCTTGAGTCAAAAGCTCGTGAATTAAATATCGCTAATAAAATTATCTTCACAGGGATAATTCCTCATGAAGAAGCACCAAAATTTCTTTCCGCCTGCGATATATTAGTTTCACCGCACCTTGGATTTGAGACAGGACAGAAATTTTTTGGTTCGCCAACAAAACTTTTTGAATACATGGCAATGGGCAAGCCGATAATCGCGAGCGATCTTGAACAAATTGGAAAAATAATTCGACATAAAGTTAACGGAATTAAGGTAAAACCAGGTGATGTTGAAGAACTAGCATCGGCAATTCTGGACTTAATTGATAATGCGGATTTGAGAAGTTTAATCGGGGCAAATGCACGCAAGAACGCCGAGCAGAATTACACTTGGAAAATGAATGCCGAGCGTGTTTTAAGCAAAGTTAAAAGTTCGTAA